The Daphnia magna isolate NIES linkage group LG6, ASM2063170v1.1, whole genome shotgun sequence genome segment tcgggttcaaatcccgtcGGAAGTTTAGCACATTAAATTATGGTAAATCGTGTTGCAATTCTATTAGATGTATTTATTATAGACATGTTAAAAGGAAATTGTCTTGAATCATgctacaaaaattattctaagtccaaatttgTTAACTCAATTAACACGAAAATGTAGACAGCATTGTAATATGActtatagctcagtggtagagcatcggcacGGTACGCCACATGTTAAGGGTTCAAATCCTGAAAGAGTCAACCgaattattaaaataatcaaCAGTTTCAGctataataaatatatattacaaTCTGATATATGTATGAGATCTCTCGGCTGGGGATGACAATGGTTAAAGTCCGTTGCAAAGTGTTTAAGTAACAAAATACTCGGTCACGTCGATAAATCGAAAtgaacaatttattaaaatttattattgaGAATTGTATTAAAGAttgccaaaatatccgtcccattacttcgtaatggggaagtTTCTCGACCCGACTGGCTCCTGGGAAGGTAGACCCCTGGGAATGTTGGAAGCCCAGGACATTAGGAACCCACGTGGAATCGAACCACGGACCTTCGAGTTGCTAGGCGGATGCGATACCTTcctggcaaccccccctatatcccccccaatgatatttgatcccctatgtacaattttgcacagttaccttaatgtGTTGAAGACTTAGATTACAATGTAGTATCTCacatagctcaatggtagagcgaTGGACTGGAATACGATGTAacttgggttcgaatcccattcaGCTGTAGTGGAATTCAGTGTCCATGATGGATAATATATAGTGACATTAAtttatcgtttttttgttattaacaAACATTAAATTGAGAAGGATTAGTCATCATAGTATGGGTTCGTTTTCCATCTGAGTTGTAATGTTCCAGTATATATGCGACCAATAGCCACGTTGTAGAATAGGGCTTTACAAGTCTTTGGTTTAGGCACTCTAATTTTACTTAGAGATTTTGTAACTCATAAATCAGAATTATTTCCGAAGACATTGAAATTCCGCGAAAGTTTAATTTTCCcaatgaaatttatttttacattggAATGTAACTGAACTCTTTAGGGAATCGAACCCTAAACCTTCTGCGTACCGCTCCGATGCTATACCGTTGTGCCATTAGACATACACTTTGAATTTCAACTTTTACCAGGACCTTAAATGAAACTTGTTCAcacttgtaataataatttcaagtAGCCCAAGGAAAATTACTAAAACGCTTGTAAACTGTCAGTGAATAACGTAAATAAAGTAAATTAGCAAACATATTGTATCTTTTcgtaaagataaaaaaaaaaaaaaagaaaaagataagaaTGGATATAGATGCCCTGCACTCGCGACGAGTTATTACCTGTAGAAGTGCTTCATGGAAAGGGGCAGCAGAAACGGCGAAATTGACTCCACCGCTTACCAGCATGAGCACGCTCTTTTTACGTCCGACCGTAAGCTGGATGTAATCGATACACTGCTGCTCGCGTTTCTCCAATGTAAAACCTCCTTGCAATCCGCAGATGTTGACCAAGAAGCTATGTACGTGTGATTAAGTACCCAGGATTCCACTGGGTTAGTCATCGGCTCGTCAGTTGAGCAAGCGATTCAGGTATTTTCGTCGTCCAACCTTCTCGGACGCGGACAATAATCGCTGGAAGCGGGAAAGTTTCGGACGCACAGGGAACAAATCGGTGATTCAGAACAGGCTCCACGTTTGATGTGGATAGATTTCTCGCACGTTATTTGTGGCCTGAACAGACGAGAATATTCCGCTACAACTGTGAGCACGCCAGGATTCCTAAGATGAGTGCGGGGAAAAAATGTTGATCCTATATTGGCCAATAGACACAGTAACCAGAGTTGAAATGTTAAGAATTATTTATTCTGTTTCTTACCAATCAATGCTCTTCTGCTATCTCAACCAACGGTTGACAAACCAAGTCCCAAAATGGAGCTTCACTTCCATGCAACAATTTGTTCCAACATCTgaagcacacacaaaaaaaaaaaaatatgaatcaAACTGTTCATACTGTTGAAGCTATAACATAGCCAAACATTTTCAGTTACGAAGGATGTAAGCCACACTACACAGTCAAAGGGGACCATGCCATTGCTGGACCATATTGGCTGACGCAGGCCAGAAGCTTGTATGAAATACAATTATAAAAATTGCAAGATTcaaaattttgacaaaaggTTGCCAGCCAGTAGCAAGAATAGGTTGAACATTTACATATTCAGCAAAACAAATCTAACTGcaaaaaaacatatttcaATAATGGATGACCTTCCTATACATTAAATATATACCTACTTACCTACCttcaggtatttttttttcgtttcctaTTTCATTGAGATAAAATCCTTCAGTGGTTACTAATTGCCAATGCCTTTATTTCTTCAGAATTGTGTGTGTCAATGTGTCATAAGATGATGCTTTAGGTATTGTTTAGTTTTCTGAGATAATTGAGATAATAAATAATGTCATTAATCATTCAttcaatttaatgtcatttgaAATGACATCAATCATTTTAAACTAtctcaaaaaacaaaataataccCAAAGCATCATCGTATGACACACATGACTCTGTAGAAATGAATGCATTTGCAATTAGTAAGAAGTCATACCCGAATCTCGGGTTGGCAGTCTAAACTCGGCAATCTCACACCATTTAGCCTAAAATTACGGGAACATGACAAAGGAATGTTTCTGTATCTGCTCAACAAAGGATACCAATGTCCACGTCCTAACTTGGAAGGTGGtaaaacgtataaaagattaATGCAGGACCTTTTGCGAAAATGCCGTCATCTATCGGGAGAAATCTCAGAAAAAAGTGGGGTCGGTCGATGTGACTAGTGAGGATGCAGTTTCGCAAGAATCCTTATCGGGAAATTGATTTATCCTTTGTGTATTatacatttgtttttgaatttcgGCTTTACAGTTACGACATTGCAAAAACAAGTCAATCTCGTAAACTAAAAACAGTCATTAAGCTGCGAGACAAAGAGCGATCTCTGGGTGAATGTCGAAGGACTGTTATTGAATCTCAATCGAATTCGACATTCATATTTACAAGCGTGTCAAAAGCGACACGTTTTAGACTAGACATTGCCATGGCAGAGGAACGTTACTCAAGTAAAAGCAAGTCCTTCATCCCGCAAGGTTTAACGTCATCCAAATAAAATGTCACAAGTGTTACTTGAATGGCAAAAAGTTATTTACACAGAATAACATCGAGATCAATCGTGTCATAACATCAAATTCGATAAGACATTGTAGGCAATCGTACCCAATCCTCTAACATAACATGTATATCAATTtaggtgttttttttaagataatTGGTATGGCACACGTCGAGTTATGGTAAatgttaaattatttttaagcTGCCTCATCGGAAGGAATCAGTCACACCCAGACAACTTCCGAGTGAGACAATATTGTGCAGTAGAAAGTTTTGCGTGTTGAGCCATCGTCCACCTCTAGCATGTCAAACCATTTGTTCTAATGTTTCATAATCACAgcattctttctttctcctaAATTCAAACCTGTGTGGCATCCATGACGACGTCACTCCCTCGTTGCAATACTGTGCCAAACTCACTGTAGGCAGATCGAATCCATCCGCAGAGGTGGGGTCGGCGGCGGAGTAGACGATGGGCCCGAAGACGATTCAATCACATCGGTTTCAGCTTCCAGATCCGTTTCCACTTCCGGCGGTGGCTGACTGTGCGGAATCAACGAAGCAGCTTCTGTCTGGCTTTGTTTCTCGTCCTACAGAATTTTGCACAAGACATTTGTAGTAATTTAGCTATCTAGCTAAgtgcaaaaataaataaataaataaaaataaaataaacgtgTTTACCTGCATGTCGTACACACGTTCTTGAGTACGGTCATATTTCCATCGTTGCCACGAGAACCCTTTCTTTTCTGCAACAACGACGTCAGGAGCCGACGGTGAGTAATTCGGATTGGTGAAGGTCAGGACGGAGACTTGCTGCGGCTGCCGAGGTCCACGACCTAAGATTCGAAAACAACCTCTTTTTATATTCGCTGTTTTGATTAAGGATCATAGGCCAACGTACTCGAGTTCCAAGGACAGTCGCGGTAACGACGACGCTGCCACTTGATCAATAGAACAGCCATTGCGGCTAAAAGAGCAGCCATGCCCACTACTAAGAGAACGATCATGGACGGATGGAGGACACCTGCGCTTGCACTCGGATCTAGACGGAACGGATTATGAGGATACAAATCGCCAGTAGGTTCTAAATCATTCTCGAATGGATCCAATGCCGGACTCCAGTAATCTTCGCTCGCGGAAATGTTGACAACAGCTGAAtgataacaaaacaaaaaaaaatgttactAATGATTCCGCGCGAACAATCAAGATGATCCAACTCACAAAAAGAACAAGGAATTTCGTCGGGAATGTCTGGACAAGCGCAGACGTATGAGAGAGCTCGGAAAAGACAAAGATGAGTACAGCCTCCGTTGCCGGTGGAACAAGGATTTTTGCCCAATTGTTTTTCTCTGGCCACAGCCCTGATCTCCATCAAACCCTCCAAGCCGTGACGCAAAACTGATCGCTGTTTGCCCGTAGCTTTATCCACACGCTCGATCGACTTACTCCTCCAATCGGTCCAATAAAGAAATCCGCCCAGTTGGGTTAAGCCGAAAGGGTGAGTGGCACCTTGCACTAGTTGGACCCTGAAGCGGCCACTTAAGTCGGACGTTTCGATTCGATCAAGTTGAGCATCAGCCCAGTAAAGTCGCTGGCCTTCGTAGTCGATAGCGAGACCATTTGGCCATCCTAGTTCCGAAGTGACAATGGCGACTCGATTCGATCCATCTAAAAATGAACGTTCGATTTTGTGACTCTGCCCCCAGTCTGTCCAGTAGAGCAGCCTACGAGAACAAACAAAGACGTTAAAAAGGTTATTCACGTTTGCGTGCCACCAGTTGATTTCTTACCCTCGCTGAGGAAAGACGGCAACTGCGCGGGGTTCGTCCAATCCGCTACCGATGATAATCTTTCTGTTGGTTCCATCTAGACGCGATGCTTCTAGCACGTTACGACCCGCATCCGTCCAGTAGAGGTTATCAGCCTAAGCACGAGTCCATATTTCATGAAGATTTCACGCCactcaaaatgaaaatgatcaTAATTTGTGTGTTTTACTTACCAGCCAGTCAACAGCAAGTCCGTCTGGTGTAGTTAAATTGCTGGAAACGAGTGTTTCGACATTGGAAACATTACGGGCATCGACGCTGCGGATGACATCCAAATAGACATCGGTGTAGTAAAATCGCTGGCGAACCCAATGAAAATCGACGCCAATCGCATTGTGGACACCGGGAACGTTAAGAGCCACGTCCCACTGATCGGCCGTGTCCAACGAAATGCTCGAAAGTGTATTGCGTGTGGCATAAAGCAAAAATGAATTCGGTGACGCCTGACATGTCGATCCGTCGGGACTCATCAGGATGCCGGTAGGGCAACTGCAAGAGTAGCCGCGACCCCAAGGACTCCGCAGACATAAATGCGAACATCCTCCATTGTTTTTCCCACATGGGTTCTCTCGGTGAGACGAAACATCCGTCTCCTGTATCGAAGGAAAATGTTACTGATCTGATGAAACCCAAATCAATGTCAATGCTACCTTCCAAGCTGTTATGTCCATGAGATCGTCAAGGCCAGCGCGAATTGTCGATCGATCAAGCGCCGTATTCTTGTCAGCCCTTTGCAACGACTTGGTCTCCCAGTCAGTCCAGTAGATATACGAATCTAGTACTGTGATGCCATATGGATGCGACAATCCGCTTAATACTTCTCGACGATGAAGACCTTCGATTGAATTGCCATTAGTAAGTCGGGTAAGAACCGCTAGATCCTTGACAGAAACAAAATTGAGCCTACCTGATAGATCGCAGGATTCGATGGTTTTCTTTCGGGCGTCTGTCCAGTAGAGCGTATTGGCTGCGTGATCAACTGTTAACGAATTAGGCCAGCCGAGGTCAGTGGATACCAACACTTTGCGGTTACGTCCATCCATATCCGCTTGTTCGATCCTCGGCTGTTTGCCCCAGTCGGCCCAGAACAAGATGCCCGTAGAGTGACTAAGGACAAGACCTCTGGGCTTATCCATCAAGGTCCAAATTAAAACTTTTCGGTTGGTGCCATCCTCAAGTTCGGCCACTTCAAGACTAGAACGGCCCGCATCAGTCCAATACAGTTTTCGGTTAATCTCGTCGATGGCCAATCCTTCTACAGTGTCTAAGTTAAAGGCGATAACCTCTACGGCAGAGGGAGCTGACGTGCCTACAGGTAAAGTGCGGAAGATTTTGTCTTGGGTCGTATCCGACCATATGACGTGCCCCGTCACGCGATCAACATCCAGCGTCACCACGTTCTTTTGAGGGGGCAAATCGAGAACGACGTCGATCAGGTAGGGCATATCGAGAGACATTCGGCGGAGCTTGGAACGTTGTGCGAAAATAAGCGAAGTAGAGGGAGAGGACCGACAGGTTCGCCCATCCGCGGAAAGTTTAATTCCAGTAGGACAAGCGCACGAATGGCCAGCAGGAAGGGGGGCCAGCAAACATAGATGAGAACATCCACCATTGTGCGATTGGCACAGTGATGGTACGGAATAGCGGTTCGAATGGTAGACTCGAACGTCCATTAAATCCTCTAGTCCGGAACGGATCATAGTGCGCCGCTTGGCGTTGAGTTTGTCAGTGCTGTGAATGGCAGCCGTGTCCCAATCGGACCAAAATATTTGGTTTTCGAACAAAGCCAATCCGAACGGATGGGGAAGTTCAGCGCTGATCAGCACAGTCCGATTCTTTCCGTCCAACGAAGCGTACTCGATAGCTTTAGTGCCTCCATCGGCCCAATAAAGTCTCTCGCCTTCGTGATCGATGGCCAACCCATTTGGCCACGTCAGATTACTGATGACGATAACAGAGCGCTGTGAGCCATCCATGCCAGCTCGTTCGATTTTCGGTGTCTGACCCCAATCGGTCCAGTACATGTAGCCGCCAATTGGATCTACGACGATGTCTCTGGGTCTATCCAGTCCATCCCAGATCAACAAACTCCGCAAAGAGCCATCCAAGTTGCTCACTTCTATGCGATTCGTTCCAGCATCGGTCCAGTACAGTTTTCCCGGCACCGTCACCCAATCAACGGCCAAACCTTTGGAGAAAGCAACATCCATAAATAAATCGTCAAAAGATCAATCATTTCGTATCGCAGATTGTGTACGTATTATTGCAACGCTGACTACTTTGACCGGAAAGTAGTTACACAGGAAATGTGtgaaaagatattttaaaaaagaggagaaaaagcaaaaagaaaagaaaagcttctTGCAAACGAAGCATAAATATAGAAAGCAGCAATACCGGCTGGCGATTCCAGATCGTCGGCGACAAGCGTCTGTTGGTTGGAACCGTTCCAGAAGGCTCGGTTGATGACATCCGACTGGACGTCGGTCCAAAAAATGGTCTGACCTGCcaaacaagatttttttttttgtcaatgAAGCAACGAGGATAAACATAACGAGCTAATATAA includes the following:
- the LOC116925944 gene encoding LOW QUALITY PROTEIN: low-density lipoprotein receptor-related protein 4 (The sequence of the model RefSeq protein was modified relative to this genomic sequence to represent the inferred CDS: deleted 1 base in 1 codon); amino-acid sequence: MSVSPSVSISRVIPMAGSLMLLLLLLLCHSTGCANLTPEPSEPSRPALKTARLNVNQTRLATTTTTTTTTTLSPVGAKTTTRTSNSGGGVKITSKPDCKCRPEEFTCSSSMSTGSSSTSNNSRRKGQLSFTVKQHKSQNGTTNGQKSTNVLAVQQQQGSGCVCIPLSWMCDGNQDCDHGEDETDCSEIACQGIRCRSGSGGQTTPRCIQPEWLCDGDDDCGDNSDEIHCEVSRNCTASSFRCPNNGNCIPQVWVCDGDPDCDGGADERDCSVLLTRTCPPSQHRCGNGACLPAEWRCDGDPDCSDMSDEMGCQQTGDGGADGAFDQNCGAEEFQCASGHCIKGAYRCDGEIHCKDVSDELDCGSLLRRCADGDFRCPDGQCIAQAWRCDGEQDCEPGVDEENCDSNTVAGGASHTCGPNQMACSSSTGKNGSCISTSWLCDGETDCPDGQDEQNCPANHCGKDQFSCTNDTCVGFSRVCNGERDCPGGEDELDCTIQKECDAGSRCQHTCLVLSNGTGTCGCRSGFRLTNDGVSCVDVDECATESYCSQLCTNTVGGFSCSCVDGYVLRPDKTSCKALGQPVRLIFANRVDIRQVSLFEEEYTSVIDGLQNAIALDFHYRKGIVIWSDVTLDVIKRAYLNGTAMPDAVWWGLKSPSGVAIDWIHDNLYWTDSEVRRIDVSLLDGTMRRTLVWENVEKPRAIAVHPGAAAVFWTDWGHQPRIERSDMDGSNRQILVTENLVWPNGLTIDYTVDHIYWADAKHHVIESVRLDGSGRRRVMERGLPHPFAITIFEDSLFWTDWHTKSIHQANKLTGHDIRTVRTNLHYPMDIHSIHPLRQPDYANRCGSNRGGCSHLCLPNRSSYTCACPPGLQLISPGGRTCTSQPGELLIFAQKSELRMFPLNITGEVDHVLPLTGVRSAVALDWDGASQTIFWTDVQSDVINRAFWNGSNQQTLVADDLESPAGLAVDWVTVPGKLYWTDAGTNRIEVSNLDGSLRSLLIWDGLDRPRDIVVDPIGGYMYWTDWGQTPKIERAGMDGSQRSVIVISNLTWPNGLAIDHEGERLYWADGGTKAIEYASLDGKNRTVLISAELPHPFGLALFENQIFWSDWDTAAIHSTDKLNAKRRTMIRSGLEDLMDVRVYHSNRYSVPSLCQSHNGGCSHLCLLAPLPAGHSCACPTGIKLSADGRTCRSSPSTSLIFAQRSKLRRMSLDMPYLIDVVLDLPPQKNVVTLDVDRVTGHVIWSDTTQDKIFRTLPVGTSAPSAVEVIAFNLDTVEGLAIDEINRKLYWTDAGRSSLEVAELEDGTNRKVLIWTLMDKPRGLVLSHSTGILFWADWGKQPRIEQADMDGRNRKVLVSTDLGWPNSLTVDHAANTLYWTDARKKTIESCDLSGLHRREVLSGLSHPYGITVLDSYIYWTDWETKSLQRADKNTALDRSTIRAGLDDLMDITAWKETDVSSHRENPCGKNNGGCSHLCLRSPWGRGYSCSCPTGILMSPDGSTCQASPNSFLLYATRNTLSSISLDTADQWDVALNVPGVHNAIGVDFHWVRQRFYYTDVYLDVIRSVDARNVSNVETLVSSNLTTPDGLAVDWLADNLYWTDAGRNVLEASRLDGTNRKIIIGSGLDEPRAVAVFPQRGLLYWTDWGQSHKIERSFLDGSNRVAIVTSELGWPNGLAIDYEGQRLYWADAQLDRIETSDLSGRFRVQLVQGATHPFGLTQLGGFLYWTDWRSKSIERVDKATGKQRSVLRHGLEGLMEIRAVAREKQLGKNPCSTGNGGCTHLCLFRALSYVCACPDIPDEIPCSFSVVNISASEDYWSPALDPFENDLEPTGDLYPHNPFRLDPSASAGVLHPSMIVLLVVGMAALLAAMAVLLIKWQRRRYRDCPWNSSRGPRQPQQVSVLTFTNPNYSPSAPDVVVAEKKGFSWQRWKYDRTQERVYDMQDEKQSQTEAASLIPHSQPPPEVETDLEAETDVIESSSGPSSTPPPTPPLRMDSICLQ